One window of Quercus robur chromosome 12, dhQueRobu3.1, whole genome shotgun sequence genomic DNA carries:
- the LOC126709340 gene encoding beta-amyrin 11-oxidase-like yields the protein MELELLWLILSVLLGGYVFVFGFLRRFNEWYYVRRLGKTRYPLPPGDMGWPYLGGLPTFLKAFKSDDPDSYIYNLVSKYGRTGIYKTYMFGKPSVIVCTPETCRKVLTNDDQFKLGYPKATTILTGKSFHGITNAEHKRLRRLTTAPINGHEALSGYIDLIEGIVVNSLDEWASMNQPVKLLAELRGVAFKVITNIFISTYSESVISSVENLYTDLNAGIKSQAINLPGFVFRRALKARKKLVKIFQSVLDKKRVTMKDNTNETDAKKDMMDLLMGVKDEDGKQLEDLDIIDLLIVFMLAGHESSAHGALWSVIYLSENPEVFKIAKEEQEEIMKRRPSTQKGLNLKEIRQMEYLSKVIDEMLRRTSISFSVFREAKEDVNINGYLVPKGWKVLVWNRGVHMDPETYANPKEFDPSRWDNHKPRAGSFLPFGAGSRICPGSELAKLEIAIFLHHYILNYNVERLNPGCPVKYLPVARPTDMCLAKIIKVT from the exons ATGGAGTTGGAGCTGTTGTGGTTGATACTTTCAGTTCTGTTGGGTGGCtatgtctttgtgtttgggTTTCTCAGGAGATTCAATGAGTGGTATTATGTTAGAAGGCTGGGGAAAACACGATATCCTCTCCCTCCTGGGGATATGGGATGGCCTTACCTTGGGGGTCTTCCAACTTTCCTCAAAGCTTTCAAATCTGATGACCCTGATTCCTACATATACAACCTTGTTTCCaa ATATGGCCGGACAGGTATCTACAAAACCTACATGTTTGGGAAGCCAAGTGTGATTGTTTGTACCCCAGAAACATGCaggaaagttttgacaaatGATGACCAATTCAAACTAGGTTATCCTAAAGCAACAACAATCCTTACAGGTAAATCATTCCATGGCATTACAAATGCTGAGCACAAACGATTGCGCCGGCTAACCACAGCTCCCATCAATGGCCATGAGGCACTGTCTGGATATATAGATCTTATAGAGGGCATAGTGGTTAATTCTTTGGATGAGTGGGCTAGCATGAATCAGCCAGTCAAGCTCTTGGCAGAGTTGAGAGGGGTTGCCTTTAAAGTGATTACAAACATTTTCATCAGTACATATAGTGAATCAGTTATATCATCAGTAGAGAACTTGTACACAGACTTAAATGCAGGAATAAAGTCTCAGGCCATTAATCTTCCGGGATTTGTATTCCGCAGAGCACTCAAG GCACGAAAGAAGTTGGTGAAGATATTCCAATCTGTACTAGACAAAAAGAGGGTCACGATGAAAGACAACACCAATGAAACAGATGCGAAAAAAGATATGATGGATTTACTTATGGGAGTCAAAGACGAAGATGGTAAACAATTGGAGGATTTGGATATTATAGATTTATTAATCGTGTTCATGTTAGCTGGTCATGAAAGCTCAGCTCATGGTGCATTATGGTCAGTCATTTATCTATCAGAAAATCCAGAGGTCTTCAAAATAGCAAAG GAAGAGCAAGAGGAGATCATGAAGAGAAGACCATCTACACAAAAAGGGCTTAACCTTAAAGAGATTAGACAAATGGAATATCTTTCTAAG GTAATTGATGAGATGCTGCGCAGAACTAGCATctcattttcagttttcagaGAGGCGAAAGAGGATGTTAATATCAATG GTTATCTAGTTCCAAAAGGATGGAAAGTTTTAGTCTGGAATAGGGGTGTTCATATGGATCCTGAAACCTATGCAAACCCAAAGGAATTTGATCCTTCAAGATGGGAT AATCATAAACCCAGAGCTGGAAGTTTCCTTCCATTTGGAGCAGGAAGTAGGATATGCCCTGGAAGTGAGCTGGCCAAGCTTGAGATCGCCATTTTCCTTCATCATTATATCCTTAACTACAA TGTGGAGCGACTTAATCCAGGTTGCCCAGTGAAGTATTTACCAGTAGCAAGGCCTACTGACATGTGCCTTGCAAAAATCATCAAAGTCACATAA